A single region of the Nomia melanderi isolate GNS246 chromosome 12, iyNomMela1, whole genome shotgun sequence genome encodes:
- the Oseg1 gene encoding intraflagellar transport protein Oseg1 — protein sequence MKAIPTWVDKVQEKSECIYDLCFNPDGTQLVVAAGQQVLVYETNEGALIQPLKGHKDIVYCVCYARDGKKFASGGADKSVIIWTSRLEGILKYSHNEAVQAMQFNPVSHQLLSCSLSDIAFWSSEQKAVIKHKSRGRVNCCAWTSDGQYLAIGLATGYVSIRNKNGEEQTRIDRQNGVPIWSLLWNRQWENSVDVLCIAEWNGTISFYSTAGISVSKDRLLNFIPLKMCNFADGQYILIAGSNKQCILMTYDGIQLINIGGTFSSWVWCCATNPTSTHIALGCQDGTITYLQLSWNIVHGLYGDRYAYRENMTDVIIQNLITGQKVRIKCKDLVSRIAVYKNRLAVQLSERVIIYEPSNTNDGMHYRIREKLNQALNCNLLVVTTNNLILCTERRLQSLSFGGTVEREWILDAFVTYIKVVGGPIGQECLIVGLNTGYIVKIYLDNPFPAHLTKINGSVRCLDISSLKEKLAVVSDQGVLYVFDLYAEEKLQDFQDVNSVAFNSSFEDIMCFTSEEYLVIKVGNFTEYRQKFSGYVVGHNGSKVYCLNGSCIVTVEVPLSLFMYQYLDIGLFSHAYNIACLGVADSDWFALGTSALENLELNIAYSAFARVKNLRYIEIVSEVEEKLKSGEWGREACMATAAAAMGKLKEAAKLYQKAGLQQYALTMYSDLRMFDIAQEFVVSGNSQDRTILLRKRAEWAKSLGEPRAAAETFLSAGDVDRAINIIAEYGWIDMLIKVGRQLDKSDRDNLTIIAKKLKKLGATHGAAEIFSRLGDDPDVADVLVDAQAWPEAFELAERNPKLKGRIYGPYARWLAETGHFSEAQEAFQIAGQSEESIMVLTMLAKNAVAEKRFRDASYFYWLLSQISLNLNKSTDELQRLFLQYYEKADVYYAYHEIHKYVEEPFTSLMPEALFNISRFLLTKTQNIQVEGISKFTIMYTLLKQASLLGANKLTMQLLEKLRKTKIPASQLCQLETSNLLARASPYRDPEELLPLCYKCSTFNPLLSVDTQGQCVQCKIKFQYSFVMFEILPLVEFELEEDIPDEEAEKLINESLPSSENMTDKDQLTISSEIDLFTARLMKYEEKSSTSTIIVGRNVLKSMDPCTVLIIKWPNPFKTRYFKNLLPDLQITFCKFCLKLFHLDDYELALLRYGHCPFCRTANKFSD from the exons ATGAAGGCTATACCAACGTGGGTTGACAAAGTTCAAGAAAAATCAGAATG TATATATGACTTATGTTTTAATCCTGATGGAACACAATTAGTTGTTGCTGCTGGACAGCAAGTTCTTGTATATGAAACAAATGAAGGTGCTTTAATTCAACCATTAAAAG gacaTAAAGATATAGTTTATTGTGTATGTTATGCAAGGGATGGTAAAAAGTTTGCGTCTGGAGGAGCAGATAAAAGTGTTATCATTTGGACATCCAGATTGGAAGGCATACTTAAATAttc tCACAATGAAGCTGTTCAAGCCATGCAATTTAATCCAGTTTCGCATCAACTTTTGAGTTGTTCATTATCCGATATCGCTTTCTGGTCATCAGAACAAAAAGCAGTAATAAAACATAAATCGAGGGGTCGAGTAAATTGTTGTGCTTGGACAAGCGACGGTCAATATTTAGCCATTGGATTGGCTACTGGCTATGTCTCAATTAGAAATAAa AACGGAGAAGAACAAACACGTATTGACAGACAAAATGGAGTTCCTATATGGAGTTTATTATGGAATCGTCAATG GGAAAATTCTGTTGATGTTCTCTGCATAGCTGAATGGAATGGAACCATATCATTTTACTCAACTGCAGGAATATCTGTCAGTAAAGACAGATTATTAAACTTCATTCCTCTTAAAATGTGCAATTTTGCAGATGGTCAATATATTTTGATTGCGGGAAGTAATAAACAATGTATATTGATGACGTATGATGGAATACAATTAATCAATATTGGCGGTACCTTTTCTTCTTGGGTCTGGTGCTGTGCTACGAATCCAACTTCTACGCATATT GCATTAGGTTGTCAAGATGGAACAATAACATATTTACAGCTATCATGGAATATTGTACATGGATTATATGGAGATAGATATGCATATAGAGAAAATATGACTGatgtaataatacaaaatttaattactggTCAGAAAGTTAGAATTAAATGTAAAGATCta GTTTCGCGTATAGCAGTATATAAAAATAGGCTAGCAGTTCAGTTATCTGAACGTGTAATAATTTATGAACCATCAAACACTAATGATGGAATGCATTACCGAATACGTGAAAAGTTAAATCAAGCACTGAACTGTAACTTATTAGTTGTTACAACAAACAACTTGATATTATGTACAGAAAGAAGATTACAGAGTTTATCTTTTGGTGGAACAGTAGAAAGAGAGTGGATACTCGATGCATTTGTTACTTACATAAAAGTTGTTGGCGGTCCAATAGGACAAGAATGTTTAATTGTAG GTTTAAATACTGGTtatatagtaaaaatatatttagacaATCCTTTCCCAGcacatttaacaaaaatcaatggcTCTGTAAGATGCCTTGATATCAGTTCACTGAAAGAAAAACTTGCAGTTGTTAGTGACCAAGGAGTTCTTTACGTATTTGATTTGTACGCAGAAGAAAAACTTCAAGATTTTCAAGATGTAAACAGTGTAGCTTTTAACAGTAGTTTTGAAGATATAATGTGTTTTACAAGTgaagaatatttagtaattaaaGTAGGAAATTTTACGGAATACAGACAAAAGTTTTCTGGATATGTTGTGGGTCACAATGGATCAAAGGTTTACTGCTTAAATGGATCTTGCATTGTTACAGTGGAG GTGCCTTTGTCGTTATTTATGTATCAGTATTTAGATATTGGTCTTTTCTCTCATGCTTATAACATAGCTTGTCTTGGCGTAGCAGATTCAGACTGGTTTGCTTTGGGTACCTCTGCTTTGGAAAATCTAGAATTAAATATAGCATATTCTGCGTTTGCTAGAGTTAAAAACTTGAGGTATATAGAAATTGTATCAGAAGTGGAAGAAAAACTCAAATCTGGTGAATGGGGGAGAGAAGCATGCATGGCAACTGCTGCAGCTGCTATGGGCAAACTGAAGGAGGCTGCGAAACTCTATCAAAAAGCTGGTTTACAACAATATGCATTAACTATGTACTCTGATTTACGTATGTTTGATATTGCACAAGAATTTGTTGTTAGTGGAAACAGCCAG GATCGTACAATATTACTCCGCAAAAGAGCAGAATGGGCAAAAAGTCTTGGAGAACCACGCGCCGCGGCAGAAACATTTTTATCAGCAGGAGATGTGGATCGTGCTATTAACATAATCGCGGAGTATGGTTGGATTGATATGTTAATTAAAGTTGGTAGACAACTTGATAAATCAGATAGAGATAATCTGACTATAATTGCTAAGAAGTTAAAGAAATTGGGTGCAACGCATGGTGCTGCGGAAATTTTCAGTCGTTTGGGTGATGATCCTGATGTGGCGGATGTCTTAGTGGATGCTCAAGCATGGCCAGAAGCTTTTGAACTGGCTGAGAGAAATCCAAAATTGAAAGGAAGAATATATGGGCCATATGCTAGATGGTTAGCAGAAACAGGTCATTTTTCCGAAGCACAAGAAG CATTTCAAATAGCTGGACAATCTGAAGAGTCTATAATGGTCTTAACAATGCTAGCAAAAAATGCAGTTGCTGAAAAACGTTTTCGTGACGCTTCGTACTTTTATTGGCTTCTTTCTCAAATTAGTTTAAATCTTAACAAAAGCACAGATGAACTACAAAGACTGTTTTTACAGTATTATGAAAAGGCTGATGTTTATTATGCTTATCATGAGATTCATAAATATGTT GAAGAGCCATTTACGTCATTAATGCCTGAAgcacttttcaatatttcacgtttttTATTGACAAAAACTCAGAATATTCAAGTTGAAGGAATCTCAAAGTTTACTATTATGTATACACTATTAAAGCAAGCTTCTTTGCTTGGTGCAAACAAATTGACAATGCAGTTACTTGAAAAACTGCGCAAAACAAAAATTCCCGCTAGTCAACTTTGTCAATTAGAAACTTCAAATTTACTGGCCAGAGCTTCTCCTTATAGGGATCCTGAAGAACTTTTGCCTCTGTGTTACAAGTGTTCAACTTTTAATCCTTTATTATcggtggacactcagggacaatgCGTacaatgcaaaataaaatttcaatattcttttgTGATGTTTG AGATTTTACCGTTAGTTGAATTTGAATTAGAGGAAGATATTCCAGATGAAGAagcagaaaaattaataaacgagTCATTACCGTCATCTGAGAATATGACAGATAAAGATCAGCTCACCATTAGTTCTGAAATAGATTTGTTTACTGctcgtttaatgaaatatgag GAAAAATCAAGTACTTCTACTATAATTGTCGGAAGAAATGTTTTGAAGAGTATGGACCCATGCACCGTATTAATCATTAAGTGGCCAAATCCATTTAAAACgcgttattttaaaaatctattaCCTGATTTACAAATTacgttttgtaaattttgtctgaag CTGTTTCATTTAGATGATTATGAACTAGCTTTGTTGCGATATGGACATTGCCCATTCTGCAGAACAGCAAATAAATTTTCTGAttag
- the LOC116426404 gene encoding uncharacterized protein LOC116426404, whose protein sequence is MLSIVLLMIFLFGNSIICRLNNDNVDIQNLNERARFFPLFSVVRFANSQCLASNNLNGTCFTRRECREYGGTASGSCANGLGICCVFQKTCGSTTNVNNTYFTNPEYPTTYDGTGRCTITVQRCNSNICQLRLDFLEFNLAFPNISGICDYDLLLVSGSSTTVPRICGENANQHVYMDFNGATPIMISIDTNAEYSAERRWNIRIQQIPCDSTSRAPNGCLQYYTSTSNTVTSFNYGTAPNPRAPGAATRQIANTNYGVCVRMAQGYCAIEWSQTTTTSFSVSGDTGSLGFPIIGTADAAIIGTNCTTDFVIIPNPSQSGMAIGVDRFCGNGFTTKTSSLKPFVLYVVTDGDELEDMENRGFSLTYRQIPCAA, encoded by the exons ATGTTGAGTATAGTACTTCTAAtgattttcctctttggaaactcGATCATATGTCGTTTGAATAACGATAATGTGGATatccaaaatttaaatgaacgcgCAAGAT ttttcccGCTGTTCAGTGTTGTTCGTTTTGCAAATTCGCAATGCTTGGCTAGCAACAACTTAAATGGTACTTGCTTCACTAGAAGAGAATGCCGTGAGTATGGTGGAACTGCATCTGGTAGTTGTGCAAATGGACTTGGTATTTGCTGTGTCT TTCAAAAAACATGTGGATCTACCACAAATGTAAATAACACATACTTTACAAATCCGGAATATCCAACAACTTATGATGGAACAGGGCGATGTACAATAACAGTACAACGTTGTAATTCAAATATATGTCAg ttacGTTTGGATTTTTTGGAATTTAATCTTGCTTTCCCAAATATTAGTGGCATCTGTGATTATGATCTTCTTTTAGTTTCGGGATCGTCGACGACTGTACCTCGTATTTGCGGAGAAAATGCAAATCAACAtg TTTATATGGATTTTAATGGTGCAACACCGATTATGATATCAATTGACACTAATGCTGAGTATAGTGCAGAACGTCGATGGAATATAAGAATTCAACAAATACCATGCGACTCTACTTCCAGAG CACCAAATGGATGTTTGCAATATTACACTAGCACTTCAAATACTGTTACAAGTTTTAATTACGGCACAGCGCCAAATCCAAGAG caCCTGGAGCTGCTACACGACAAATAGCAAACACAAATTATGGTGTATGCGTAAGAATGGCTCAAGGATATTGTGCCATTGAATGGTCACAAACTACTACAACTTCATTTTCTGTTTCTGGGGATACAGGCTCCTTAGGCTTCCCTATAATAG GTACTGCAGATGCTGCAATAATAGGAACAAATTGTACTACTGATTTTGTTATCATTCCTAATCCATCTCAAAGTGGTATGGCAATTGGGGTAGATCGATTTTGTGGAAATGGCTTTACAACAAAAACAT cATCTTTAAAACCGTTTGTATTATATGTTGTCACTGACGGAGATGAATTAGAAGATATGGAAAATAGAGGATTCTCGTTGACATATCGTCAAATACCTTGTGCGgcgtaa